In the genome of Mycobacterium sp. 3519A, the window CGTGTGCGATGACGAAATCGAACTGGCCCAACGCATCCAGATCCAACTCGGCGATATCGCCGGGCAACAACTCCAGGTTGTCGAGGCCCAGCGCGTGTGCGCGCAGCCTGCCCTGGTCGATCTGCACTTGCGACAAGTCGATGCCAACGACGCGGGCATGCGGATGCGCCGCCGCGAACGGGAGCAGGTTACCCCCGCTGGCGCAGCCGATCTCGAGCACGCGGGCCGTCGCCAGATCGGGCGTCTCCAACCCGAACAGCCATGCGACCGCGGCCAGCAACCCGGGCGCCGACTGTGGAAATGAGTTCGAGGTGTACGGAGTCGCGTCGTAGTCGGCGCGAAGGCCGTCGATCGCGTCGGCCAAATCGTCAACTGGATGCATCACCGCGGCATCCGACCACAACTTTCTTAACGGAAGGTGACGATTCAGTAGGCCCTGGCGACGTAGGCGAGCGCGTCGTCGTCGTGATCGGTGTCGGGCAGCGAGCCGTCTGCCCGATGCAGGCACCGCACCGTCAGCCCGCGGGTCGCGAGATCCTGTTCGCCCGCGACGCCGACGGTTTTCCACGGCAGCCGTGCCACGCCCGACTGCGCGGCCTCGCGGGCCTGGTCGATCGAGGTGCAGTCGGTGACGGCCGCGTCGCGGCGGGCCGTCGCGGCCGCGAGCATGTCGTCCTGCATCTGCATGAGGAGGTGGGCGACCCGGTCGGCGACCTCGTCGACGCCCACTGTGGACTTCTCGCGCGTGTCGCGCCGGTACAGCAGCGCGGCGTTGTCCGCCAAATCGCGTGGCCCGATCTCCACCCGGATCGGCACCCCCTGCAGGTCCCAATCGGTGGCACGCCTGCCGAAGGAGTGGTCGACGTTGTCGTCGAGGATCACCCGCACGTTGCGGGCCGCTAGGTCGTCGACCAACGCCGCACCGGCCTTCGACACCGCACCGTCGTCGTCCTTGACCACGACGACAACGGCCTGCACGGGTGCCAGCGCTGGCGGCAAAACCAGCCCATGGTCGTCGCCGTGGCACATGATCAGACCACCCAGCATCCGGGTGGACGCGCCCCACGACGTCGTCCAGCACAGCTCGCTGGCGCCGTCGACGTCGGAGTAGCTGATACCGAATGCGCGGCTGAACCGCTGGCCGAGTTCGTGTGAGGTGGCCATCTGCAGTGCCTTGCCGTCGCGCATGACGCCCTCACAGGTCATGGTGTTCTCGGCGCCGGCGAACCGCTCCGCGGCGGTCTTGCGGCCGACGATGACGGGCATCGCGAGCACGTTGACCAGGAAATCTTGGTAGACGTCGGACAGGATGCGGCGGGCGTACTGGCCGGCCTGGGCTTGGTTGGCGTGCGCGGTGTGGCCCTCCTGCCAGAGAAACTCCGTGGTACGCAGGAAGATTCGCGGTCTCAGCTCCCACCGGACGACGTTGGCCCACTGGTTGAGAAGCAGCGGGAGGTCGCGGTGGCTGTCGATCCACTTCGCCATGTACTCACCGACCACCGCCTCGCTGGTCGGGCGGATGGCAAGCGGTTCGGCGAGTTCCTTACCGCCGCCGTGCGTGACGACCGCGAGTTCGGGGCTGAAACCCTCGACGTGCTGGGCCTCGCGATCGAAGAAGCTCATCGGTATCAGCAACGGGAAGTAGGCATTCTGCGCGCCTGCGGCTTTGATGCGGGCGTCCACTTCGGCCTGCATGCGCTCCCAGATCGCGTAGCCGGTGGGCCTGACGACCATCGTTCCGCGCGCTGGCCCGTTGTCCGCCAGCTTGGCCTTGGTCAGCACGTCTTGGTACCAACGCGGGAAGTCGTCTTGCTGAGAGGTCAGCACCGCCATAGGACCAAGGCTAGAGGTGTGGGGGAAGCGAATTTTTCCGTTGTCGGGGCTGCCGTAACCTCCGTGGCGTGAGTCGATGGTTCCCGTTCGCTCTGGCGTTCGTCGTCGCCGCCGCGGTGTTGGCGGCGCCCGCAAGCGCCGATCCGGATGCGCTGTGGACCATCGTGCACGACCAGTGCGTGCCGGATCAGCAGGCGCACGCCGACCCCGCACCGTGCTCGCAGGTGAACCTCGACGGGGGACAGCAGCGCGGATACGCCGTTCTGAAGGATCTCGTCGGCGCGACACAGTTTCTGCTGATTCCCACCGAGCGGATCTCCGGTATCGAAAGCCCCGCGGTACTCGCCCCGAACGCGCCCAACTACTTCGAGCCAGCGTGGGAGGCAAGGAGATTCGTCGACGACCGGGCAGGTGTCGACATTCCCCGCGACTGGATGAGCCTCGCCGTCAACTCCGCCGCCGCGCGAACACAGAGTCAACTGCACATCCACATCGATTGTGTCCGCGCCGATGTGCGGGACACGCTGAGCCGACGCATCGCCGAGGTCGGCCCGCAGTGGACGCCGTTCCCCGAAACCTTGATGGGACACCGGTACCAGGCGCTGGCCGTGGCGGGTGAGACGCTCGTGGCCACCAATCCTGTTCAATTGCTTGCGAAGCGGGCTGACGACATGGGTGCCGAAACGCTTGCGGTCGTGGGTGCGTATCTGGCCGACGGCCGGCCGGGCTTCGTGGTGCTCGCCAGCCGCGCCGACCCGGCGCTGCCGAATTCGGGTGCGGCTGAGGAACTGCAGGACCATGCGGCATGCCCACCGAGAGGACAGTGGGCCAAGTGAATGCCGACGACAAGTGAACTGCACGGTGCTGCGGGACGTGCCTAACGTATGACATCGAAGATCCTCGCGGCGATCTGTTCGTCCGGCGTGATCGTTGCCGGCGCTGCGGCGGTTGCCGTGGTGCCGACTGAAACGGGACCCGCGCTTTCGAACTCGACGACCACGACCAGCACGACAACACCCCCATCGACCATGCCGAGATCGCCGGGGTACATGGGCGGCTACTGAAGACGCCTGATCAGACGCACAAGTTGAACAGGCACACTCCGCCCGGAGGCTCCCAGCCGCCGTTCCAACCGCCCGGAATGGGTCCACCCTGCCAAGCCGGTGGCGCCCAGCCGACCGGACCTGGTCCGCCCCAACCGGGCCCGCCGTGCCACGGAGCGGGCGGCCCCGGATGCCAGTCGACAGGGACAGGCGCAGGCCCAGGGTCGGCGTTGGCGACTCCGGCGCCGATCCCGACGGCGCCGGCAGCGAGCCCACCGGCGATGGCCAGGCCGGCAACGAACTTGACGGGTTTCATCGTTGATCACTCCTTGTGGTTCGTCGATCAGGACAACACCACTCATGTTCGTCAGTGAACGTAAGCACGCACTGTGCGCCACTTCAGCATCAGCTATTCATCAACCGAGAATGAGCGGCAGCTTCTCGGTCAGCGGGCCCAACTGGCCGCGTTGTTCGTCGGTAGGGGAGCGTCTTCCGGTGCCGATCAGCAGGGCGTCCTCATCGGACAGCAACGCGGGAAACGTTGCGCCGGCGATACTCTCGAGCATTTCCCGTGCGCGTGTCAGGCCCGCCGCGGGTGGTCCCGACGCGGTCGGAACACAGGCGATCAGGTCGAGATGGTGCAGCGTCCATTCGAGGACGTACGCGGACAGATAGTCGGCCGCGGTGAGGACTTGCTCACGGGTGCGCACTCGCATGTCGGGGTCGACGAGTTCGGCGGCGCGGCCCGCCGCAGCACCGACATCGTCAAGGTGAAACTTCAGCAGTCCCGGATCCGCGTAGGCGGCGGCCAGCCGGACGGTGAGGGCGTCGAGTGGGTCGTCACCGCTCGGCGGGGCGTCGGCGATTTCCCAGTAGGTGATGTCGTCGCGCGTCGGTTCGGCGTCCGAGGGCGTGACGAGCGTGATCAACACATCCTGGGCATCGATGACCAAGTGGCACACCAGGTCTCGCACCAGCCAGCCCGCGCACCCTGACGGTTTCGCAAAGTCCGCGTCGTCGAGTTCGGCCACCGTCGAGCGCAGGGCCGTCCACGACCGTGAGAACTGGGTCAGTTGTTGCACAGGTGGCAGCACTCCCTGTCGTCGTCGTTCAAGTTGTGCAGGAACACTGCGTGATTCGGGGCGTAGTCGAGCAGGTGCCAACGCTGACCGGCGGCGGCGCCGTCGACCATGGCCAACTGGAAGCGCTTGTGTGCTGCGAACCGGTCGGCGGCCCAGCCGAGTTCGGAGACGTCGAATCCGACGATGGACTGGTCATGCTCCGCGAGCCGGACGACGGTGGCGATCTCGGCGTCGGTGCGCGCAAGATCGGATCCGCTGAGCAATAACACGTCGAGAAACACGGACGTCAGGCCGTTGCTCATCATCACGTCCGCGGCGCCGGAGTCGTGGTCGGCGGTGATGAGGTTGCCCACGAGGCCCATCAAACACAACTGCCACGGGACTAGTTGACCGGCGCACCGGTAACCATCGGCCGTCATCGACCGATAAGCCACACGACGAACCAGGTATCGCTGACCGAGGTGAGGCGCTAGCCTTGCTCGGAAGTCGGGTCCGGCGCTCTGGGGCGCCACCAGAGAGGACAACCGGTTCATGACCGAACGAACACGCGCCACGCTGGTGCGGGTGGCAGTCGCGGGTGCAGTCATCGCTGGTGGCGCGCTTGCCGCGGCCGGACAAGCCGTCGCGGAACCCGCTGCGCCGCTACCGACGCCGACTCCTGGCGTGCCGCCGCCACCCGGCCAGCCGGTGCTGGACCCGAACGCCGGGGCGCTGGCGGCACCTCCGCCCCCGCCTGCGGGGCCGCCGACGGTGCCGGAGATTCAGAATCCCGTCTACGGCGCCGGGCAGACGCCGGGCAATTTCGGGTACCTGCGGGATCTGTGGCACACCTTCCACAGCGGCAACCCGCTGGAGAACCTGACCGCGCCGATCGAAGGGGCGCCAGGGCCGCCGCCAGGTGCTGGCCCGCCGCCGCAACTGCCGCCCGGGTACGTCTCCATCAACGCCCCCGAGTCCAACGGGCCCCCGCCCAAGGGACCGGCGACGGGCGGACCGCCGTTGCCGCCCGGGTACTACCCGCTGAACGGCCCGCCGCCCCCCGGATACTTCGACACTCCGCCTGCCGACCCGGCGGCTCCTCCCGCCGACCCGGCGGCACCGCCGATCCTTCCGCCGGCGCCGCCCACTCCTTGATCTAGGAACCGACGTACAGGACCAACCCAGATTCCGCTCCTACGCTCGCGGAAATGAAGTTGGTCGGTTTGGAAGAACACTTCGCGACGCCCGAGTTGATCGGCGCATGGCAGGCCCTGGAGCCGCAGTGGCGAGACGTCGGCATCGCCAGTTCGGCCGATGACGAAATCGGCCTCCGGCTGACCGATCTCGACGGCGAGCGGATCGCCGCGATGGACGCCACCGGTCTCGACGTCTCCGTGCTGTCGATGACCACCCCTGGGCTGCAGAACCTCAACCCGCAGGATGCGGTGGCGTTACAAGCGGTGTCCAACGACACGCTCGCCGACGCGGTGCGCCGCCATCCCGATCGGCTGCAGGGCTTCGCCGCACTCGCGACCCCTGCCCCGGACGCTGCCGCGGCCGAACTCGAAAGGGCCGTCAGGAAACTCGGGTTCAACGGCGCCATGCTCTACGGGCGCACCCGCGACCGCAATCTCGATCATCGTGACTTCTGGCCGATCTTCGAGGCGGCGGAGGCACTCAACGCGCCGTTGTACCTGCACCCGCAGCCGCCGCCACCGAACGTGCGGGCCGCCTACTACAGCGGACTGGGCGATGCCGTCGACGCCGCGTTGGCCACCCATGGATTCGGGTGGCATTACGACGCGGGTCTGCAACTGCTCCGGCTGATCCTTGCCGGCGTGCTCGATCGGTTCCCGGATCTGCAACTGATTCTCGGGCACTGGGGCGAGGTGATGCTGTTCTACCTCGACCGCATCGACAGGATGACGAACATCGCCGGCCTCGCCCGGCCGATCTCGGAGTACGTGCGCACCAACGTCTACGTCACGCCGGGCGGCGTGTTCAGCCAGCGTTACCTGCAATGGTCTCACGAGGTGCTCGGCGCCGACCGCATTCTGTTCGCCTCCGACTATCCCTATGTGCTGGCGGCGGATGGCGGCAGCCGCCGCTTCCTCGAGGAGGCCGACCTCAGCGAAACGGAACGGGAGAGCATCGGCGCGGGCAACTGGGACAAGCTGTGCGCCGGAATCCGTCGGTGATCTGACCGGCGCTGCAGGGGAGCGGCCAGCTGCGCCGAGGGTGGGCTAGGATGCTTATGTCAGCTAAGGATCCGGTTTCGTCTCACCACTGGAGTCATGTCATGACCTCGATCAAGACCACTCTGGCTGCGATCGCAGTCGCGGGCGGGCTCTCGGCAGCAATCACCGGCATGGGTGCCGCCGTCGCGAACGCTGACCCCGCACCACCGCCGCCCGCGCCCGTGCAAGGTGAAGTGCCGCCGGACTGGGCGCCCCGCAAGCCGGCCGACGTCTGGGACGGGCAACCCGTCGTGTGGTACTCGGGTTGGGGCGGACGCTGGGGCGTGTGGATCAACGGAGGCTTCATTCCGCTGTCGTCGAACCCGGTTACCGGCGGCGGCTAACTCAGCCCGAAATACCGAGGACCTTGATCGCGAAGATGAGCGAGTCGCCCTTCTGGATGCCGGCGCTCGGCTGACCTTCCGGATATCCGTCGGCAGGGGTCATCGCGACCGCCACAGTGGATCCGACGTTCTGTCCGGCGATGGCCTTCTGGAAACCGGGCACGACGCCGGTGAGCGGGAACTCGGCGGCTTGTCCGCGTTCGTAGCTGCTGTCGAACACAGAACCGTCGCGTCCGTTCACGCCCATGTAGCAGACCGACACCGTCGCCGTGGGCGGCACGACCGGGCCGTCGCCGGGCTTCAACGTGTGAACCAGCGTGTCGGTCACGCTGAACGGGCCGTTGACCTTGATCAGCGGAGCGACCGTATCGGTGGATCCGGTGACCGCGACACTGCCGGTGGCACCGGACTGCGTCCACTCGGGTGCGCCGTCGGCGGGTGGAGGCGCCGTCGGGCAGGTGCTGGAGTCGGTTGCGGTTTCCGCGATGGACGGCGCGGTGAACACGTCGGTGCCGGAGGCCGACGATGACGTCGCCGCGGACGGCGTTGAATCCGAACCGCATGCGGCAAGGGTGACGGCGAGCGTCGCGGCACCGGTGGCGAGCGCAACGAATGAAGGCCAACGAGAGAAGTTCACGCTCGACACGCTACACAGGTCGACTATTCGATCGCGATCTTGCGTAAGAGGTAATTCCAGTACAGGACTTCCCGGCCCTCATCCTCATAGCCGAGCGTCTTCTCCGACGTCACGACCTCGAAGCCCGAGTCGGTGATCATGGGCAGGATTTCGTCCGCGGAATACGATTTGAGCCCGGACTGCGCATACAGATCGCTCTTGTCGGGCACGGTCAGTCCGAAGACGCCGCCGGGGAGTAGTTTTCGGTGTACCTGTCGCAGCAGGCGGGCGGGATAGATGATGTACTCCATCACGCCGAGCATCACCGCCGCATGGAACGACGAGTCCTTGACCCGCCACTGCGATTCGAGGTCTTGTTCAATCACCTTCTTGTACGGCAACTTTCGCGCACGACGGACCATGGCGCCGACGCCGTCGATGCCGGTGACGTCGTGGCCGTGTTCGAAGAACACCAGCGACGAGAGCCCCGTACCGCAGCCGAGGTCGAGGATGTTCGCCCGGATCGGCCCCAGCGCATCGAGGATCAGCTGTGGCACCTCGACGTACGCGGTGTACTTCATGTCATCGCGCAGATCGCGTTCGTAGGTCTTCGCGAGGTGTGAATAGATCGCTTTCACCGATGTGAGCCGCACCGGAACAGACGATAGCGCGAAAGGATGCGCGACAGCGGCCGAATCGCCGAGGCCGATACCCCCGACTGCGAAAAGTGTTGGACCGGTGGCGAACCGCTTGTTAGTGTGCGCAAGGCCGTGACATCACGCGAGGAGGTGAGACCCATGAACCAAGTGACCATGTGGGTGCTCCCACTCGTGTTCACGGTCGAGCAGCGATAGCCGTAGGTGTCGCCGGGAGCGCCTGAAGAAGGCAATCCCGAAAGGCAACACCATGCATTTCACTTCCCGGACATCGTCGAACGGTGTCGTCGAACGAACCTTCACCCTCGGTGAGATCACCGGCGTGCTCTGGTCACCCGGATCTGCAACCGCGGGGCTACCCCTGCTGCTGACCGGACACTCCGGCGGCATGCACAAGAAGGCGCCGGGGCTTGTCGCCCATGCGCTCCACAACGCGGCTGCCAACGGGTTCACCGTCGCCGCGATCGACGCGCCCGGTCACGGCGAACGGCCACGTAGCCCCGAGGATCAGCGCTGGGCCGAGGCCATCCATCGGGCCCGCGCTGCCGGCGAGCCGATCGCACCGATCGTCGCCGAATACAGCGCGACGTTGATGCAGCGCGCCGTGCCGGAATGGCAGGCCACCTTGGACGCTCTGCAAGCGCTGCCCGAGATCGGTGCCGAGGCGCCCGTCGGCTACGGCGGGGTGGCCCTTGGCGCGACCACCGGCCTCAAGCTGACGACCATCGATCGCAGGATCGGCGCCGTCAGCTTCGGCGCGGTCGTTGTGACGCCTGCTCTGATCGAACTGGCGCGAAGCATCACCGTGCCGGTCGAGTACCGGATGCCGTGGGATGACGAGAATTTCAGCCGGGAGTCCGGTCTGGCATTGTTCGACGCCTTCGGCTCGCAGGAGAAGACACTGCGCGCCCACTCGGGTGGCCGCTACCAGACGCCCGAATACGAGCGCGACTGCACGGGCCGGTTCTTCGCCCACCACCTCGGGTCGAGGAGTTGAAGCCGGTTTGAGCACGCCTTGGACGGGGCAGGCTGATGCCATGGGAAAGTTCGTTCGTCGCGCGACGCTCGTCACGTCCGCTGTTGCGCCGATCGCCGCCCTGTCGTTGGTCATCCCGGCAGCGGGTTCGGCGCAACCGCTCGATTGCCAGAACGGCCAGTGGTGGGATCCGGTCGCCAACGTCTGTCAACCGCCGCCACCGGCCCCGCTCGGCTGCCAGAACGGGGATTGGTGGGACCCGGTCGGCAACGTGTGCAGGCCGCCGTTGGTGCCGTTCCCGCCGAACTGCGGGGACGGACAGTACTGGAATCCGGTTTCCAACGCTTGCCGGCCACTCGGCCAGGTGTAGCGGTCGGATTGCGACCGATCTAACCGGATGCCGCTTCAATGATCAGCGAGGTGAGTTCGCGCGGCACCGACAGGAACGGTGAGTGGCCGGACGGCAACCGGCGGACCGCCGTGGCCCGTTGCGCGAAGACGTCCTGACCGTCCCCGAACGCGACATCGTTGTCGCACACGATGTACGTGGACGGCACGGTGCGCCATGCGGCGCCGGTCAGCGGTTGGGTGACCGCCTTGAAGCTGAACGGCAGGAGTCGGGCCGCCGTCCGGTCGGCTTCGTCGGCGTTGATGTCGTTGAAGAACAGGTGCTGGGGATTGTCGACCGTCATGACATCACCGTCGATGAGCCACCAGGGGAGTGGCCGGCCACCGGCGACCTCCAAAAGGGACTCACCGGTGTCGAGTTGAAAGGCGCACACGTAGACCAGTCGCGCGACATTGGCCAGCCCGGCGGCGCCCTCGGAGACCACCGCACCGCCATACGAGTGCCCGACGACGACCACCGGTCCGTCGATGTCACCGATGGCGCGGCGCACGACGGCGGCGTCGTCGTAGAGCGCGAAGCGCGACGCACCATCGGCCGCCGTCGTCGGGAGGTCGACGGTTCGCACGTCCCACCCCGATGTCGTCAGAATCGTGATCACGTTCGCCCATGTCCACGATTGCATCCAGGCGCCGTGGACAAGCAGGATCGACGGGCGTGAATTCCCCACGCGGGCGACTCCGTTCAGGGCCGAGGCGAATGTGGATCAGCGCGCTCTATGCCGTGACCACGTTGATGATCATCGTAAGAAGGAAAGCTGGCTGATAGCTGGAGAGGCTTCGTTACCGAGCCGTCCATGGTTCGCGGGCGAACACTTCTTCGACCGTCGGGCGGAAGAAGTCAAGCGGCCGGTGCTCGAAGTCGACGTCGAAGCAGTTCTGGTCGTACTTCTCGCAGAACTCCACGGCATCGTCGAACCACGGATGCCCGCGAAACTTCTCCCTGGCGTCGCGGACACCACCCATGTGCGGCGCGTAGTAGTACTGCTGAAATTCAGGGTGCACCTTGACAATCCAGGCCATCCGTTCGGACACGTACGGCGCGATCACCGCCGAGGCGAACGCTCCGTGGGCGTGCGGGGCGTACGTGTCTCCGATGTCGTGCAGCAGCGCAGCGACGACGTACTCGACGGGGCGGCCGTCGTCGAAAGCCCGGGTCGCCGACTGTAGGGAATGGTCCAACCGGCTGACCGGGTATGCCTGCTCACCATCTGCGAGGGCTTCGACCAGTGCGATGACGCGGGGGACCAGTTCGGCGTTGTTCGCCGCTTCCGCGCGAGCGATGAGCGCATAGTCTTCGGCGGTGCCCTCGACCATGGTGCGGTACGTCGCTCGTGTTGGGGTGCTCATCGCCCACTCCTCTCGACACAGTCCCGAACCAACCTAGCCGCCGCGTGTTTCGGCGACGTATCGCGCGCCTGTCACGTCAGCGGTCGACCGCGACCCGGATGACCGG includes:
- a CDS encoding CDP-diacylglycerol diphosphatase encodes the protein MSRWFPFALAFVVAAAVLAAPASADPDALWTIVHDQCVPDQQAHADPAPCSQVNLDGGQQRGYAVLKDLVGATQFLLIPTERISGIESPAVLAPNAPNYFEPAWEARRFVDDRAGVDIPRDWMSLAVNSAAARTQSQLHIHIDCVRADVRDTLSRRIAEVGPQWTPFPETLMGHRYQALAVAGETLVATNPVQLLAKRADDMGAETLAVVGAYLADGRPGFVVLASRADPALPNSGAAEELQDHAACPPRGQWAK
- the proS gene encoding proline--tRNA ligase, with protein sequence MAVLTSQQDDFPRWYQDVLTKAKLADNGPARGTMVVRPTGYAIWERMQAEVDARIKAAGAQNAYFPLLIPMSFFDREAQHVEGFSPELAVVTHGGGKELAEPLAIRPTSEAVVGEYMAKWIDSHRDLPLLLNQWANVVRWELRPRIFLRTTEFLWQEGHTAHANQAQAGQYARRILSDVYQDFLVNVLAMPVIVGRKTAAERFAGAENTMTCEGVMRDGKALQMATSHELGQRFSRAFGISYSDVDGASELCWTTSWGASTRMLGGLIMCHGDDHGLVLPPALAPVQAVVVVVKDDDGAVSKAGAALVDDLAARNVRVILDDNVDHSFGRRATDWDLQGVPIRVEIGPRDLADNAALLYRRDTREKSTVGVDEVADRVAHLLMQMQDDMLAAATARRDAAVTDCTSIDQAREAAQSGVARLPWKTVGVAGEQDLATRGLTVRCLHRADGSLPDTDHDDDALAYVARAY
- a CDS encoding maleylpyruvate isomerase N-terminal domain-containing protein, producing the protein MTQFSRSWTALRSTVAELDDADFAKPSGCAGWLVRDLVCHLVIDAQDVLITLVTPSDAEPTRDDITYWEIADAPPSGDDPLDALTVRLAAAYADPGLLKFHLDDVGAAAGRAAELVDPDMRVRTREQVLTAADYLSAYVLEWTLHHLDLIACVPTASGPPAAGLTRAREMLESIAGATFPALLSDEDALLIGTGRRSPTDEQRGQLGPLTEKLPLILG
- a CDS encoding alpha/beta hydrolase, which translates into the protein MHFTSRTSSNGVVERTFTLGEITGVLWSPGSATAGLPLLLTGHSGGMHKKAPGLVAHALHNAAANGFTVAAIDAPGHGERPRSPEDQRWAEAIHRARAAGEPIAPIVAEYSATLMQRAVPEWQATLDALQALPEIGAEAPVGYGGVALGATTGLKLTTIDRRIGAVSFGAVVVTPALIELARSITVPVEYRMPWDDENFSRESGLALFDAFGSQEKTLRAHSGGRYQTPEYERDCTGRFFAHHLGSRS
- a CDS encoding amidohydrolase family protein, which codes for MKLVGLEEHFATPELIGAWQALEPQWRDVGIASSADDEIGLRLTDLDGERIAAMDATGLDVSVLSMTTPGLQNLNPQDAVALQAVSNDTLADAVRRHPDRLQGFAALATPAPDAAAAELERAVRKLGFNGAMLYGRTRDRNLDHRDFWPIFEAAEALNAPLYLHPQPPPPNVRAAYYSGLGDAVDAALATHGFGWHYDAGLQLLRLILAGVLDRFPDLQLILGHWGEVMLFYLDRIDRMTNIAGLARPISEYVRTNVYVTPGGVFSQRYLQWSHEVLGADRILFASDYPYVLAADGGSRRFLEEADLSETERESIGAGNWDKLCAGIRR
- a CDS encoding class I SAM-dependent methyltransferase: MRLTSVKAIYSHLAKTYERDLRDDMKYTAYVEVPQLILDALGPIRANILDLGCGTGLSSLVFFEHGHDVTGIDGVGAMVRRARKLPYKKVIEQDLESQWRVKDSSFHAAVMLGVMEYIIYPARLLRQVHRKLLPGGVFGLTVPDKSDLYAQSGLKSYSADEILPMITDSGFEVVTSEKTLGYEDEGREVLYWNYLLRKIAIE
- a CDS encoding FKBP-type peptidyl-prolyl cis-trans isomerase, giving the protein MSSVNFSRWPSFVALATGAATLAVTLAACGSDSTPSAATSSSASGTDVFTAPSIAETATDSSTCPTAPPPADGAPEWTQSGATGSVAVTGSTDTVAPLIKVNGPFSVTDTLVHTLKPGDGPVVPPTATVSVCYMGVNGRDGSVFDSSYERGQAAEFPLTGVVPGFQKAIAGQNVGSTVAVAMTPADGYPEGQPSAGIQKGDSLIFAIKVLGISG
- a CDS encoding HD domain-containing protein, whose translation is MSTPTRATYRTMVEGTAEDYALIARAEAANNAELVPRVIALVEALADGEQAYPVSRLDHSLQSATRAFDDGRPVEYVVAALLHDIGDTYAPHAHGAFASAVIAPYVSERMAWIVKVHPEFQQYYYAPHMGGVRDAREKFRGHPWFDDAVEFCEKYDQNCFDVDFEHRPLDFFRPTVEEVFAREPWTAR
- a CDS encoding alpha/beta hydrolase, whose translation is MGNSRPSILLVHGAWMQSWTWANVITILTTSGWDVRTVDLPTTAADGASRFALYDDAAVVRRAIGDIDGPVVVVGHSYGGAVVSEGAAGLANVARLVYVCAFQLDTGESLLEVAGGRPLPWWLIDGDVMTVDNPQHLFFNDINADEADRTAARLLPFSFKAVTQPLTGAAWRTVPSTYIVCDNDVAFGDGQDVFAQRATAVRRLPSGHSPFLSVPRELTSLIIEAASG